The Aythya fuligula isolate bAytFul2 chromosome 1, bAytFul2.pri, whole genome shotgun sequence nucleotide sequence TCTCTTGACTGTTACCTACAGCTGGAGAGGCCTCCCTCAGCTTTAAGCTTCCTAGCAGATGTTATTGGGAGGGACTGACTGTGTCCCTGGCTCTCAGGGAAGGCGCTTAACCCTTCTGTGCTCTCTTGAAGTTTGCTTCAATGCAATTAGAGTGGAAGAGGTGACTTTGGTTTCCAGTCTTAGCAATTTAGCGCTTTCCAGgtggaaaaatgctttttttttttttttttttttttttttttttttttaacccctcaCCCATCTTTCACCTTGAATATTATAAGCAACTGCTGTCCTAGTGTGTGTGTTACCCGCAGATGGGGGGGAGGATTCTGCTGCAGATGAATAACATTCTACATGACATCTCGTTATGTtgggaagaaatgcagcagagTTGTTTGAAAGTTAAGATTGGAGCACATTCTGTTTTGACAGTACTGGTGTGGTTTAAGACAAACAGTTTGGCCTTGGTATTTATGTTCAGACACTCAtttttatcctaaaaaaaaaataatccgtGAAATATCTAGAGATGGAATTAACCATAAAAACAAAGTCACTATTTCCTTACAATGTTCAGCACtagcagcttgttttttttctattctcatGACAGTCGAGCAGGCATTGAAGATTCCAAAAAGTGGGGAATGTTGTTCCTCGTGAATCAGCtgttcaaaatttattttaaggtaGGGTTCAAGTCTTACAAGCTATTTTGTGAGTCAAattcaccctttttttttttttttttacatgatgTTGCATATCTACCATTTCTGAGTACaacacaactttatttttttttaacagatcaACAAGCTCCATCTATGTAAACCCTTGATTAGAGCAATTGACAGCTCAAACCTGAAGGACGAATACAGTATGGCACAGCGAGTTACATACAGATACTACGTCGGACGCAAAGCCATGTTTGACAGTGACTTTAAGCAAGGTACTGTGTGGCGGTAAGACAGATTTAAGCTGTTGCAGCTTGGTGTGAGCTCTGGCTTATGGTGTGTGTGGCTCAAAACGTGTGCAGAAGGTGCAGTTCTGTTTGTGTTGATGACAGAAAAGTCGTGCTGTTACTAATAATATGAGTGAATTGAGCAGAAAATTCCAATATTGCTTGTAGCTGTTACATCAGACATGCAGGTActgacaaattttattttcctttctgaaacaaGACTACTTTTCTCGTAAtaccttgtctttttttttttttttaatataatttcaaatatgGCCTCGAGCTAGAAATGGGCATTGAGCACAGAATTTGGAGTACAGATTTAAtcaatttttgttgttgactCTTGTAACTAgcactgcttttatttgtgcCTGCAGCTGAAGAGTACCTGTCCTTTGCCTTTGAGCACTGTCACCGCTCAAGccagaagaacaaaagaatgaTTTTGATCTACCTGCTGCCAGTGAAAATGTTGTTGGTGAGTAAATGCTGCTCTTCCAAATCACTTTTTGTGAGgcaaaaaaggaaactgaaactcagtatggcttttctgttttttttttttgtttgtttgtttgttttgttttgtttttccccctctcccccataAACACCAGTATATGTAAACTCTGTTATAGAGCTTCTGTGTTAACCCATTTGAGGCATATCAAGAGCCACATAGCGTTTGGGTTTTGAGGAAATCAGTGAAGACTGGTTCCCTGCTCACTTCATCTTTTTGTTAAAAGAATTAAGTGCATCTCTGCTTCTTGTTCATGGCCTTCCCCATTTCCATGCCTTTTCCCATTCTGGTGTAACTGAGGGGACAAGAACAAGATTTTACAATGTTTCCTGTTCCTGGCCCTATTACCAGAGTTCCTCACAGAGAatattgttggtttttttttatcatcCACTTCAGAGAGCTCCCATCTTCCACCCTTGTCCCAGCCTGTCCATGACcattctccttttttcccctttgtgctCCCTTCTCCATCCCTTGCAGCCTCAATTCATTTCCTTTGCAGCTGTCTCCTGATGGAGGAAATTTCCCATGTGTACGGGAGACGCATAGTGGCTATCAGAATTGGCTTCTGCTCTTGTTTGTTGTCTGTCTGAGTGGTTATTTTCAGATCAGTCAATGGTAAGGTTGATAAAGCCACCAGCCTTCCCTAAGCTGCTGGGTCCTGTGGGGCCTGAGAtaactgcagcttttctgtagcaGCTCTAGCGTTCAAGAGGCACTAAGGAATCTGGATAAAGGTCATTGTTTTTACAGTTGCTTTTTAAAGTCACATTCCAAACATTAACACTAACCTTAAAACTCTACTAAAATAGCTTGGGCGGTGgtgtttttttaaccttatttttgTTCCTAGCAGCTCTCAGTAAACAGGCAGCAGGGTTCTGCTGTCAGTTAATCCTCCAGCCAGGAGAGGAGTTACCAACAACAGAGCAGGACGGTAACTAAATTTAAAGGCTGACCAAGTCAGCGTGCCATCTGATCTCCACTGtgcaaggaggggaaaaaaacaaaccaaagttAATTTTTGATAGCCCACCTGGTTCAGTCTTACCTGATGTAACAAGgagaattttgtttctttaaatttaaaatgtcttctccctctctctgacATTTGAATGTCCATATGGAGGTGTGGTGAAGAAAAAATCTGGTACAGGCTGAGGTGGCACTTGACAGCACTGAAGCACTGCCTGTATTATTAGGAATGCTTGGGATTCCCACAGTTACTTTGTTTGAAGATGAGATCATACAACTGTAACATAAAATGTGGAGCTGCCTAAGCCTCGTGTTACAGGATCTTGATTTCACAAGTTTGGTAACTGTTCTGCAACACTTGGAAATATTAAGAGACTCCCGAAACCGTGATAAAGAGTTATTGTGAGTTGAGTTGCAGGAAGTTTGGCAGCGCGGGGGGTTGTCCTACAAATACTTCTACTTAATTCTtgttctgcagggaaaaaaatagtagttaAACACGTGCCTGTTTctctgacaaatattttttatagtttATGTTGAAAATGCGCTTGACTTTATtgtggaaaacatttatttttcagggcCATATGCCAACGGTTCAGCTCTTAAAAAAGTACGACCTTATGCAGTTTGCTGAAGTAACTAAGGCTGTGAGGTACGGTGGTTATTTTGCTGCGTTGTGCATTAGTTCAGGAAGCCTTAACTAAAAGGCATTTGTTTGGGATAACtaaggaaagaaggggaaggatATTCTTACCAAGTCCTGCAGCTTCTTTTCTTGATAGGGCGAGACCTTCTCACATATtcatttcttccattcttctAGTGAAGGCAATCTTCTCCTACTGAACGACGCTCTGACAAAGCATGAGACCTTCTTCATTCGATGTGGAATCTTTCTTAtcctggagaagctgaaaaTCATCACGTACAGAAATCTCTTCAAGAAAGTGTaagcataacaaaaaaaattgcttgttttGCAAAAGTGGATATAATACGGTTTTACCTCAGACTGAGATAGAGATGTATATGTTCCTTAGCTCTCTGTAGGAGGGCAGAATTCCTGTTGAAGTGAATCTATAATAGAAAGGCCATTTTACTAAGAACCAGAATTTCTAAGTGATTGTTTCCCAAtaacagattttctgttttttttttttttttctttcagatatttaCTCCTCAAAACACATCAACTATCGCTAGATGCCTTTCTGATTGCCCTGAAATTCATGCAAGTAGATGATGTTGACAttgatgaagtccagtgcatTTTAGCTAACCTTATTTACATGGTATGTGCTGCTCATGTATTGTTTTGTCCTTCCAGACTCCAGGCAGTAAAAATTATTAGGCAGAGAGTGAAAGTTTGTTAGTAATATATATCAGTAATCCTAGCTTGTGTATAAAAGTTGATTAACATGTGCCCAAATggcaaatgttttaatttgccCAGGGGAATTCCTCTAGTTCCTGCCTCTTTTGCAGGAACCACTTAAAATTGCACTTGAATTCTGCGTTACAGATCCAGTACTGACTTTTCTATgaagaataaatattcatttcaaaatggaaaaaattctAACTGGGACCAGAAAGGGGTTTGTTCTCCTGCATTCGAAGTAGGAGACTTTTGATGTTCtaacatcagaaaaaataaaaacatgtttcttgGTTTCACATTTGTCTAAATGGGTCTTATCTACTCATGAATAGATATGGGCTTGCAATCCATAGATTTCTAATCTGTTAAAAGTTTTGGAGCAGCATTACAGTGTCAGCAAGAAAACGAGctgcttctctgtttctgaaacatTATTTGGTGTCCTCTCAGAGTAGCAAAGAGTGGGATTAGGTGACTGGCAGATTTCTCTTTGTGCTATAACCCTACATGtctaaaaaggaagaattatgGATTTTCGTTTTTTAAATTTGGAATAGTGATTGATCAAAATCCTAATTTTAAAGTGAGCAAGAATAAATTTAGAAACACTTCTCCAGAGCTCTTCAGGGAAATGTAAGCAAACCAGGAGGGGGCCCTGGCAACAGGCAGTCCGACAGCAGCGTTAGTATGCAAACATGGTTATGGTTCCAGCTTGCTGCTTGCTGCGTGAGGTGACCCACTTACATAAATCGGATCCTTCCGGACACTCAGTACAGCAATGCAGTGGTGATTGAGTACGTGCACGTAGCTTTGTTTGATTTAGCCTGATGACAGGTGAGGTATAGGCGTTGTGTTACCAGCTGCCAGCACTAACAGtgtgtttctttctcctgcCAGGGTCATATTAAAGGCTATATATCCCACCAGCATCAAAAACTTGTTGTCAGTAAGCAGAACCCATTTCCTGCGCTGTCAACGGTGTGTTGAGTGTTGCATCTTAGCCGTGCAAGTACTTTTCAGATACACGGCTCGCCCAGCGGAGCTGCTCCTAATCAGCCAGGGAACATTGTAAATGACCTGGGTCGTGTCCAGGACTGGAATACCAGGAACTGTTTGTGGCTCCTTTCCCAGAATGACCAAGGCTGCCAGTGTAACAAAGTGCATTGGAATGAAATACTCACTTTTCAGTGATAGTTTATGCAGGCTTTCTAGAGCATTCGAAGTATCTcgtgaagaaataaaagcaaagcattccAAACTCCTTCCAAAGTACTTAAAAGCTGTTATGAAGTACTGTGTGTTACTATCTCAGCATTTATCTTCCGGAAAAGAAAAGTATCATCCTTTGGTACATATACTAATCCAACTTTCAGGGTGGAAATAACGTTTTCTTTTATGGTCTCCACTTTCTAAAACTCTTTGATAATCTCGGTGGTCTCAAATATGCTTTTCAAGCCTTCTCTAAAAACTAGAGAAGTTGTGCTTGATACCGAAAGCTTTGCAGTTTCAGTGATACTTACAAGTTCAAGTaaatgtggtttgttttttgttggttttttttttggtctgtagTTGCTCagatatgtttttgtttttaattcctttaatgTTTTGATTAAATTTTGTTATGATGAACAAAAAAGCATATCTAAGTAATTTATCCATAcactgttttattctgtttctggGGAAAAGACTGCCACTGGGTCCATTGTTTTACATgttccttgtgtgtgtgttctgtgttttttttttttttggggggtggggaggaggaagagtaCAACATAGCTTTGTGTGTtgtgatgggattttttttaataaagaaaataaaacatttttccccctctttgggagtctagtttttattttacccAGTTACTGAATTATGATTTATGATTAAAAACACAGCTGCCATGGATGAGGGAGAAGAACTTTTTGATGTTATGAGAGAGTCAAGTCCTGTATCAACACTTAAAGGCTTGGAGTGTTCTTGGTCTTCGTAAGTTTTACTTGTATAGATGCTGAAATAAGAATATGGGTTTACTGATCCACGTTTCAAGggaataagaattaaaaagacTCATTTCCTTCTAGTAACATTTAAAAGCCCAGAAAAGCATCAATACTTTTTGAGTTTTAGAACGAACAGTTCTAGGAAATTTAGAGTTCAGTCAATTTATTAGTAAAACACCTACAGTTAATGTGCCATGGCTTTCACAGTGTTGTGTGTcaacagaggaaggaaggacaaaGGGACTTCTCCACGTGAATTGGAGTTAAATTGGTATCATCGTTGCAACTTCCAGTGCTGCAAGTGGTGATAGAGTCAAATGTGTCTACTGGCTGCCTCCAAAGGTGGTCGGTAGGGGTTTGGTTGTGTTTGTCTCacttcattttgtgtttaagCCATATCATGTATCTCGCAGTGTTGGTAAATAGAAACGTTTTTCTGTCAGCGTCTTCTAGCGGCCAGGGTCCCAGGATGCCAGTCAGAAACCACGTGCCCTTATACTCGGTGGCCATGAAGCTTCCTCCAGCCAGCTGTTTGTCTGTGGCCTCCTGGATGTGTCCACAAAACTGCCTGTTTGTGAGGCTTACGTTGAGGATTTGTTCGCAGTCCTCCGTAGGAAGGTAGGAAACCTGCAGCTCCTCACCTTGAACCTCAtcaccttctcttttccagccGCTGACCGTACCAGCCAATTTGGGAATCAAAACGTGTTCTGCAAAGTCTCTTTCAGGGATGCACGCAGGAAGCTGGTGGGTGTTGCACTCAATGTGCTCGTGGAGTTGTAGTAACGCGATGTTGTTCTCGCCAGTGTCCTCATCGTACCGGATGTGTATGTGTTTCTCGTGAACACGCATTACCTTCTCAGTTCCACATGTCCTGTTGTGCCCTGTGAAGCAATGACATGTTCAATGCCCTTAAGAATATCAGAGACTTGAAAACTGTGTGTAAACTTATAACGACTGCCGAGTTGTGCTGAGAAATATGTGCAGCAGAGAAACATTCTTGAAACATGGTGAAGGTAAATTAGGAATGACAGCTTTTCAACGTTGCATAGCAGCATGCATAATTTCAGAGGGGAAGGACAAATACCCAACACCACCAGTAAATTTTGGCatgaaacatttgcttttggATGGAGGAAGAGTAGTGATCTCCAAATGAACCTAGTTTAGCGTATCCCTAGATGCTGAGCCAGCCCTTGTGAGTGCCTTAGAGAAGTACTGGTCTTTCTGCTTGGCTTCTAGAGAGGCATAGGGCAGCTGTAGTTCTAACTCAATATTCATTTAAGATGCTTAAATGAGATGCCAGCAGATTTATACACTACAACAATATTTTTGGTGCAGCAGAAATTTTAGTAAGCTGGTTTTGAAAGTAGCTTAACAGTGTTGAAACGTGCTACAACAAAAGGAAAGGTTTCATCACCTACCAGCACCAACCCTGATTTCAAAATGGCTGTGCAGAAGGGCACACTCTGCCGTGGTCAGgacaaaattacttttcagcAGCACTCCTCCACAGAAGCCTTTCCCTTCTGAGTTTAACAGCAGGAcctaagaaaatacaaaaacaaaacaaaacaaaaacaaaaacaaacaaacaaacaaacaaaagaacttaGCACTGTCCATATGAAAGTTAGCCATAGATTTCATGAATTGCTAGAAATACCTGCCAAGGAAAGTGCTTGTCACGTTTCTTCAGGGTTTCGCTTATCAGATTATCCGTGTCTTGAAGTCTGCCACATGCACATTTATCTAGcaaatgaattagaaaaaataaaaacctcatGCTGTAACATTTCATGACAACTACTACCTGCAAGTATTTTAAGTATTCCTTCTTGGCTGTAGGGTTTGTATTTTGTACCAAGGAAAAGGACAGTATCTCAGCTGGtgaaaatcagaataattaaCTTGATTTCTGTAGTAATACTAAACCATTTGGGTCATTGTGTTAGGCTTGTGGTGGCAAGCTTTTACTTTGCAACTTCCGAACTGAGGCTTCCTCTCCAGCTAACCATCAGCACAGGTTGCTTCCTCATCTTTGTATCCTGTACTTGAACTGCACTAAACACCTCATAGCTGTTGGGTATGTGGGTGCCTAGTCCTCAGTACCAAACTAGGGCTAGTTTGAAGTAAAACCCACCAAATTGCATTTAGTGTGGACATTAAATCTTCACTAAAAGTCTGGCTGTACAGCTCCATTCCTGTTTGGCTGCCATACTTACTAATACAGACAGGACCTAAGTATACTACTGTGTTTTTAGTTGACCTAGATTAAAAGTTTTAAGattgaaaaaatgaagagggCTACCACTTCAAATTAACTAACAAGGCAGCAAATGCTGTCTTTTATTTGTAAGGTTGTTCGGTGCCTAATCTGAATCAATTGAACCTCATTCCCAAACAGGCAGGTCTTCTGTTGCTCTTTACTGAGAGTAGGAGAGGAAAACCTGCACCAGTGAGTGATATGCAGAATGATGCTAGTGCTCTCTGCAGCCCCACCTGTAAATGCTCAGATCAAATGTTCATTCTTTTACCACTGCTCATGCATCTTTGTTGCTGCTCCCTAGGTTCCTCCTATTTTTTTGTCCAGTTTGGAAGGTTTATATTCTTATTGCTGGAGTCCCCAAGTGGGCTGATTGCACCTGGATATCAGATTCCCTGCCTGCCCACCCGAGCACTGTGCGTGGGCCCTACCTCCGTGCTCACACCTACCTAACGCAATGCATTGCTTTTTGTCCTTCCCGAGCTCGTAGCCATCAGCACAGGAGCAACGGTATGAATCGGTTCCTGGATAGCAGAAATGGTGACATCCTTCTTTTCCTTGGTGCCGGCATTCATTTTTAGCTGGAGAGAACAAGCAGGGAAAAAGCATTGGGAACGGATTAGCTGGAGTTTTCTTGCATAGCCCGAGTCCTCTTCGCTAAGCATTTTACATTTACTTGCTTTGTATTGGGGTGGGTAGGAACTGTCTTCCTGTAGGATTTCCTGCCACCTTGTTTTTACCCTCATCAGGCAGAAAATGGGCAGAGAGAGCTGCCTTTGCAGCTTCCACAGCCTTATAGCACCCAGTACCTCCCTGCACCAGGCTGTCCACGCTGCTGAATTTTGGGGAATATTAGTACCCAAGGGTCAAACTAGGCTTTCCATGTGAAGCCACAAAAGGATGCCATTGGTTTTCTCTGCTCAGTTAAGCAAAGCCCTAAGGATTCACTAAGCACCAGGGGAACCTTCTGCACTTTTTAAGAAGGCGGGTGATCAAGAAAAAGGCtaaagctttctgctttccaacaaaaacaaatacgTAGCTCCTGTTTCTCATTCTTGTGCCAAGAAATTTAAAACTAACCACTGCCacatatcaggaaaaaaaaaaaaaaaaaaaaaaaaaaaaaaggagtattaATCATCTGTGAAACATGGCCAGTCACCTTTCTGTGGCTGAGCAAATGCAGCTTCAGTACAAAGCAACAGGAGGAGCATTTGATCTTAGATCTAGCTCGCAGgtggagaagcagcaaagaaatttGCACGTGATGTGGCTCTCAATGGCTCATGTGGAGCAGGTCAGGCTCCCCAGGGGGATACTCTGCCCCTCTACACTCACACCTTGCTGCAGAAAAgggccctgctgtgccctgggggCCCTCCAGGCAGGCAGAAATACCAACCTTAGGGCTAGGAAGCAAAAACTTTGGATATGAATGTGCAGGATCCATCCTGGTGTATTTTAAAGGCCAGATAATATAGAATagaaacatggaattattagggttggaaaagacctccaagatcacctggtccaaccatccccctactaccaatgtcacccactaagaCATGTCCCTAAGCATATATGATAGCAAGTAGACATGCAGTGGGGTGGGATTATGAACCATAGTTTAGCATACACAAGGAACTTGGGTCAAACATCTCAGTTGGGGTAGTATCAGGGAACCACCACCACATTGTACAAAGTGTGTGTGTTAGCCCCACACTGGTGGTGCCTCACCAAAGGCGCAGTCCTCCCCCTCGTAGCCCTCGGTGCAGGTGCAGGTGTAGCCACGAATGCTGTCCTCGCACACGCCGTCGTTCTGGCACGGGTTGGAAGAACATCTCTGGCCACCTGGGGAGGGACAGCCCAAAGGCTGGAATTAGGTGGAAGCCATCCCACCCTCACAGAGGCAATGAGACACGGAGCAAAGATGTTTAGTACGAGTCCTCATAACTTTCAGATCCTGGATCCACAGAACCATCCCCTGCACTCGGTGTTTTAAGGGCTTCCATGGAAAATTAATACTAATGCTGTTTTTACCACCTCCCTGTCTACTGTCACTGTCTAAAACTCAGATTACAagtgaataaaagcaaatcaaaaagaaaagagataaaaagaaagaactggTTGGATGCAGCAGGGATGGAGGGGATGAGGCCTAGTCACCTCGCACCAGTGCCACAGGCCCCGTGTCCAGGAGGTGCCTGGCTGCATCGCCCCACGTCAGCATTGCCCCATGTCAGCTTTACAACTTTATTTCTCTCCTCAGCAGCTGCCAAAGGACAGCCTCCAGAGCTTGCAGACAGCCCAGTGGCTTTTAGCACCTATTTATCTCACTCAGGTTTATACAGTAGGTTTGTATTTGGGAGGCTGTGCTGGTAGAGCTATGCTGGCGAACTGAATCAGCAAAGCAGACTTTCCCGTGTGTCTCTTAAACACCAAAATGCTGAGTTTACAAGGAGAAATACACCCCTTTTGCCTTGCATGCCCTGGTAGCTCTATTAGCTTATTAGACTATTAGACTTACGCAACCCTTTCGCATCAGCCCTTCTCTTGTGTTTCTAGCCATATGACACGTAGTGACTGTGTGTTTCTTGTGGAATAAACTGCTAAAAGCTGCTGAAAACTCTTAGAAACAACATTGGACTGAAACGTATTGTTCACAACATGCCACGACTATGAAGGAGAGAAATCAAGAGGCCAGCTTACCGTAGTAGTTAtcccaaaacattttctgaaagaaaggggaaatcAGATTTCAATTCTCAAATAACATCATcttccataaatattttggcAAAACAGAGACTTTACATGAGAGAATACACACTGCACTTTGACATTCACACAGTCACACAATTACAAATTTTGCCCTGCTGTCAAGATTTGAATGACATGAGGTGGGAGGGAGGGTTTGCATCCTGCACATCTTCTTGCTTCTTCAGAAgttataaaggaaaagaaacacttcaCGGGCAAGAGATAAACAGCTGAACCCTGCAGTATCATGACTTCCTTGAAAAACTGGCCAGCTATTGTCTCCCTTTTGTGCAGCCACCTGGGAGGTGACCCCATCCTGTCCTGCTTGTCCCCCACTGGTGGCCAGGGCTCCTCCTTTCCCTTaccctgctgctttttccccagATGTTGCTGCTGGAGGTAGAGGTGACAGCACAAGGCGTTGCTTCATGTaagtaaaatgaattaattaaaatacttacGAGCATCTCAtcattttcaaatacttctCTTGCTTCCTCTTGTGTGCATCTCTCTTCAAGGCATTCTCTTTCCAAGCTGCCTTGGAGGACCTCCTCCAGAAGGAGGGAGCTGGCACGCCTGTGTCTCTTGATAACTTCATTTGCATCATCAGCTGATATAAACACTGAAACACGGCATGACAGCATGTTAACATAAGTACTTAGGCTAGTTTCCTTTACActttcactatttttttaaacaatcttaTTAAACAGCCACATTTTACCATGAAGAGAAATCCtgacactgttttcttttgtttcccacCCCTCTTACAACCCTGAGCACAAGAAGGTCCTGATCCTTTGTCAGTGCTCCCAagtagtaaaaaacaaaaacaaaatgaaccaaACAAAGAGGATTCAGGTCTGACTCATTGATGAACTTTTCTGCAGAATTCCTTGTAAATATAAA carries:
- the PCID2 gene encoding PCI domain-containing protein 2 yields the protein MAHITINQYLQQVQEAIDSRDGQFCAELVSFKHPHVANPRLQLPSPEEKCQQVLEPPYDEMFAAHLRCTYAVGNHDFIEAYKCQTVIVQSFLRAFQAHKEENWALPIMYAVALDLRIFANNADQQLMKKGKSKVGDMLEKAAELLMSCFRVCASDTRAGIEDSKKWGMLFLVNQLFKIYFKINKLHLCKPLIRAIDSSNLKDEYSMAQRVTYRYYVGRKAMFDSDFKQAEEYLSFAFEHCHRSSQKNKRMILIYLLPVKMLLGHMPTVQLLKKYDLMQFAEVTKAVSEGNLLLLNDALTKHETFFIRCGIFLILEKLKIITYRNLFKKVYLLLKTHQLSLDAFLIALKFMQVDDVDIDEVQCILANLIYMGHIKGYISHQHQKLVVSKQNPFPALSTVC
- the PROZ gene encoding vitamin K-dependent protein Z produces the protein MAGCFWTMLFLLSVLFIPTEETVFISADDANEVIKRHRRASSLLLEEVLQGSLERECLEERCTQEEAREVFENDEMLKMFWDNYYGGQRCSSNPCQNDGVCEDSIRGYTCTCTEGYEGEDCAFAKNECRHQGKEGCHHFCYPGTDSYRCSCADGYELGKDKKQCIALDKCACGRLQDTDNLISETLKKRDKHFPWQVLLLNSEGKGFCGGVLLKSNFVLTTAECALLHSHFEIRVGAGHNRTCGTEKVMRVHEKHIHIRYDEDTGENNIALLQLHEHIECNTHQLPACIPERDFAEHVLIPKLAGTVSGWKREGDEVQGEELQVSYLPTEDCEQILNVSLTNRQFCGHIQEATDKQLAGGSFMATEYKGTWFLTGILGPWPLEDADRKTFLFTNTARYMIWLKHKMK